TATTATAAACTGACATTTATTTCCCATGTGGATACATCATTAATATAATGTAAATGGAGTGATAATATAATGGTTTGTGTTGTAATAAAAGtgaatttaaacataaaacagggCACCTGACAATAACACATTGAATATGCATGTTTCCATCTAAGGTGAACACTGAAGCACTGTTTACAACTGAAGTGCATGGCTAAATTTTAACAGCAATAGCACCATCCACCTCAAATATAATAAAGTCAATCATCAATCAATTATCAATTAACTCGGGGGACAACTGATCCTTAAAGAGCACATGAGCCTTAATGAAATGCACATTACAATATCATGAATGAATGTATCTAAAAGGCTTCCTCACCTGGTGGGAGTTGGATGTTATGCACGCTGGGCTGTCCAGAAGTGGGCTGGGGCAGTCTTGCTGCTAACATCTGGGGAGACAGAGTTCGAACTCCACCTGGACTGGCAGAAAGAGAAACAGGGGTCCGGGGACTGACTGCCTGCTGAGGTGGGGGCTGTATTATTGTGGTGGCGGGCTCCTGCTTGATAACATTTGTGGCTGTGCTGACAGACACAGAGCTGGGATCTGGGTTGTTGTTTACTTGAGGAGTCTGTAGGCTGATACCTGTTGAAGTGACAGCTGCAGGACTTCCATTGTTGTTTCCATTGAGAGCTACTATGTGCATAGGTGGTCTAACAAGTGTCACAGTGGCCCCTGCTGCCTGGCCCCCAGCCTGGCCCCCAGCCTGGCTGTGAGAGTTCAAGGGAGACGTCTGAATGACGCTATTGGAAGAAGGCAGCACTTTAGTCAACACTGTCCCGCTGTTGACAGATGTAGTGTTAGTGCTGCTGTCTCCGGGGACACTTGTCCCTGCGGTCCCCAGAGGGGCTGCGCTTCCTGAATTGTGAGAATTCATACTTTGGCTCCCATTCAAAGTCTGCACTGACAATGTGTCGACTTTCTCCTGAGGAGCGGGCAGAGAAGTTACACCGCCACTGACAACAAGTGTCCTGCCAGGGTCGTGTCCAGAGGAGTCCGAGCTGCTGGTCGCTGCGTCCATAGTTTCACCATTGGACTGTTATAAACAGCTCCTCTGCACTTTAAGTTCACTAGAAGAGACGTGTGGAAAAGGCAATAGTCCGCCGACACTTTCTGTCAATTCTGGTGTTTGTTGTTCGTACttaagagaaaaaaatgcaGAGGAAAACATGATGAGTAGTAGTTACAGATCGTACCTGTTTTAGCACAAAGTCTCAGCTGGATATTAGCTTTACCCTGCTCCCGGAACTATAACTCTGTAATAACCGCCTGCCTCGTTAACACGGCCTTACTATTGCACAAGAACAACATTTGTGTCTCTACAGACTGCAGCTGATGTTATGCTACATCTTTATTCACCTCAGAAAGTAAAAAAAGCTTTTCCATCCAGCTAGAGCCAACCGCCATCTTCACACTTCTGCGAGCTTTGAGAAGTGAGGCACTTACCACTGACGTGCGCATGCGCAGAGCGGTCAGCCTCCTCCTCGCGAGCAGCTCCGcggcctctgattggctgagccgCGCTGTAAAAGGCGGTACCAATGGCTCCAGCTGTCATTCCACGGGACGCCTCACACCGAACAACATCGTGGCGGAGATTAACTTGTTTCGTCAAAGTTCTCAGCCTTGATGACGAGTTGATGCGCGATTAAGAGACGAATAGTTCTTAAATTTATACGCGAATATTTTTTGGAAGTCAGAACTTAGTTTACGTCAAGCGAATCATCCAAATTTTCCAGTTTAATTGCTGTCTCTAAGCTGGGCAAGATGGCTGCAGTGTTTTGGCCATGAGTGAAGTTGTTGTAAAGAGGCGATTGAGGGCGCCACACCCCCCGTTTACACAGCGATAGGCCCATTAGACCCATTAGACCCACTCTGCTGCCCGGGACCAGGCCGGGCTGTGTGTCCAGTGGAATATAGTCCCACCAATGTGTCCACCGTTTATATAAGGACAAAATACAGCAACAGCACATAATACAATAAGAATAACTAGAAATAATACAGTAACAAAACTGACCTAAGAGAAAACAGCCTAGACCACAGATATCAACTAATAACAATGCATTAGTTGTATCGCTTTTCCAGTCACTCAAAGgtgctttacaattttgtgcattatttacttCATTATAGTAAGCTTCATTTACATTAATAGTTAATAATAATGGAACTGTTCTGTGTCACATAGTTTTAGAGAATTTTGCAGTATTCAAcaatttttaatatatataatatgcactgtattttacaaaaaagaaaaatacacagattgcatctttaaaaaagtaaagaaataaagaaagcaTTTTTGGGCACTCAGTTACACACACTCCACTTTCATACCAGGCAatgtgggcgaagtgtcttgcgcaaggacataacagcacttttccactaaCTTTTTCATCAACCACCCTGTTGCCAAAAGTGCGCACTCCGTACTCCAAAGTGCGCACTCTGTTGACTAAAGTGCACACTCTGTTGCCTAAAGTGCACACTCTGTTGCCTAAAGTGCGCACTCTAGTCTAAAGTGCGCACTCTGTTGCCTAAAGTGCACACTCTGTTGCCTAAAGTGCGCACTCTGTTGCCTAAAGTGCACACTCTGTTGCCTAAAGTGCACACTCTCTTGCCTAAAGTGCGCACTCTAGTCTAAAGTGCGCACTCTGTTGCCTAAAGTGCACACTCTGTTGCCTAAAGTCCTAAAGTGCGCGCTCTGTAGTCTAAAGTGCACACTCTGTTGCCTAAAGTCCTAAAGTGCACACTCTGTTGCCTAAAGTGCGCACTCTGTTGCCTAAAGTCCTAAAGTGCGCACTCTGTTGTCTAAAGTGCACACTCTGTTGCCTAAAGTCCTAAAGTGCGCGCTCTGTAGTCTAAAGTGCACACTCTGTTGCCTAAAGTCCTAAAGTGCACACTCTGTATTCTAAAGTGCACACTCTGTAGTCTAAAATGTGCACTCTGTTGCCTAAAGTACACACTCTGTTGCCTAAAGTGCGCACTCTGTATTCTAAAGTGCACACTTCGTAGTCTAAAGTGCGCACTCTGTTGTCTAAAGTAAGCACTCTGTTGACTAAAGTGTGCACTCTGTTGCCTAAAGTGCGCACTCTGTAGTCTAAAGTGCACACTCTATTGCTTAAATTGCACACTCTGTTGACTAAAGTGCACACTCTGTAGTCTAAAGTGCACACTCTGTTGTCTAAAGTGCACACTCTGTTGCCTAAAGTGCGCACTCTGTATTCTAAAGTGCACACTTCGTAGTCTAAAGTGCGCACTCTGTTGTCTAAAGTAAGCACTCTGTTGTCTAAAGTGTGCACTCTGTTGCCTAAAGTGCGCACTCTGTAGTCTAAAGTGCACACTCTATTGCTTAAATTGCACACTCTGTAGTCTAAAGTGCACACTTCGTAGTCTAAAGCGCGCGCTCTGTATCCTAAAGTGCACACTCTTTTGTCTAAAGTGCACACTCTGTTGCCTAAAGTGCACACTCTATTGCCTAAAGTGCACACTCTGTTGTCTAAAGTGCACACTCTGTTGCCTAAAGTCTTAAAGTGCGCGCTCTGTAGTCTAAAGTGCACACTCTGTTGCCTAAAGTCCTAAAGTGCACACTCTGTTGCCTAAAGTGCACACTCTGTTGCCTCAAGTGCACACTCTGTTGCCTAAAGTCCTAAAGTGCGCATTCTGTAGTCTAAAGTGCACAGTCTGCTGCCTAAAATGCGCACTCTGTTGCCTAAAGTGCACACTCTGTTGCCTGAAGTGCACACTCTGTTGCCTGAAGTGCACACTCTGTTGCCTAAAGTGCACACTCTGTTGTCTAAAGTGCACACTCTGTTGCCTAAAGTCCTAAAGTGCGCGCTCTGTAGTCTAAAGTGCACACTCTGTTGCCTAAAGTCCTAAAGTGCACACTCTGTTGCCTAAAGTGCACACTCTGTTGCCTCAAGTGCACACTCTGTTGCCTAAAGTCCTAAAGTGCGCGCTCTGTAGTCTAAAGTGCACACTCTGTTGCCTAAAGTCCTAAAGTGCACACTCTGTTGCCTAAAGTGCACACTCTGTTGCCTCAAGTGCACACTCTGTTGCCTAAAGTCCTAAAGTGCGCGCTCTGTAGTCTAAAGTGCACAGTCTGTTGCCTAAAATGCGCACTCTGTTGCCTAAAGTGCACACTCTGTTGCCTGAAGTGCACACTCTGTTGCCTGAAGTGCACACTCTGTTGCCTAAAGTGCACACTCTGTTGCCTCAAGTGCACACTCTGTTGCCTAAAGTCCTAAAGTGCGCGCTCTGTAGTCTAAAGTGCAGTCTGTTACCTAAAATGCGCACTCTGTTGCCTAAAGTGCACACTCTGTTGCCTGAAGTGCACACTCTGTTGCCTAAAGTGCACACTCTGTTGCCTAAAGTCCTAAAGTGCGCGCTCTGTAGTCTAAAGTGCGCACTCTGTTGCCTAAAGTCCTAAAGTGCGCACTCTGTCGCCTAAAGTGCACTGTTGCCATGGACACGTTGCGCAGCCGCgggcacaggtgagtctgattACTTCTGTCAGAGATAAATCGCGCAGGTGTGCGTTAATTGCGCACGTTGTGCTCGTAGCTTAGcatctttatttgtttgtagCAAAGTGAAACCTGCTGCTGTTTTAGCGCAGCGATGAGCGGCGGAGGGACCCCGTACATCGGCAGCAAAATAAGTTTAATCTCCAAAGCGCAGATCCGGTATGAGGGCATTCTGTCTTCAGTGGACACGGACAGGTCCACGGTGGCTTTGGCCAAAGGTATTTACATCTGCACAGACACGTTTCCATAAAGTGTTTAGCTTAAATGTTTTCTTCTGTAGTAAAATCGTACGGAACAGAAGACAGACACACGGACAGACCAGTGCCCCCCAAAGACGAGGTGTACGAGTTTATAATATTTAGAGGAAGTGACATTAAAGACATCACCGTGTCTGAACCTCCCAAACAGCACCACGGACTGCCACGTGACCCTGCCATTGTACAGGTAAACAGATGGATTTGGTCAGTACTGAATATctgcagtaaaatgtatttgtgacCTGTTCTATTGCATTGGCCTGTTAGAGTTCTCCTTTCTGAATATTTATACAACTTTTACACTGAGTTGCTTTATATTATAGTGAAAAGGCATGACAAAAAAattacagctttatttttattgcggTGTTTGTTATGCATTAATTTGTCTAAGCAGAGAAGGAGAAACTGCACTGCACGCATGGCaaaagtagtttttattttttcttactgTTACTGtacagttcaaagccaaaattgcaTGAAGTACCactatgtattttaattaagaAAAGTAACGTCAGAATACCATCACATGAAATAACTGTACCAGATTAGTTTCTTAAAATTACTActctgaatatttatttttggtgcATGTATTGAGTCATGAGCGCATATGTGTGTCTTTACAGTAGCAACAGGCAAAAGTACTGTATATTTTGGGACACAGTTGACAGCtgtttgtaattgtaatttgtgttttaagtCATCCCTTGGGAGCTCTTCTGGATATCACACTCGCTGGAGCCCGTACAGGGACATGATGCCCAGCTACAACCAGCTCGCTGCCAGCACTTTACTGAACCAGCAGTACAACGCAGCCCTGGGACTAGGTAACTCCACTCATGGTACAGacaaaacaagtttatttgtacagcagtTTGTACATAATTCaaaaaggtaattcaaagtgatttacagaataaaaaatacattaaaatcacaatacaacaaatcaaaacacaaatgatcacaaataatcaccataaaattaacacaaCAGCACAGAGTAAAGCCCTCATATGCACAGATGAACaactgtcaaagtagaggcctgtctcttATCTTCatactgttccaggttttagctgcacaaaactgaaatgctgagccccagttttgccccagttttgccccagttttgccccagttttgccccagttttgccccagttttgccccagttttgccccagttttgccccagttttgccccagttttgccccagttttgccccagttttgccccagttttgccccagttttgccccagttttgccccagttttgccccagttttgccccagttttgccccagttttgccccagttttgccccagttttgccccagttttgccccagttttgccccagttttgccccagttttgccccagttttgccccagttttgccccagttttgccccagttttgccccagttttgccccagttttgccccagttttgccccagttttgccccagttttgccccagttttgccccagttttgccccagttttgccccagttttgccccagttttgccccagttttgccccagttttgccccagttttgccccagttttgccccagttttgccccagttttgccccagttttgccccagttttgccccagttttgccccagttttgccccagttttgccccagttttgccccagttttgccccagttttgccccagttttgccccagttttgccccagttttgccccagttttgccccagttttgccccagttttgccccagttttgccccagttttgccccagttttgcgtgagatggttcatgtggctctaacatgtgggagatgttctttggtgctggtccatggagaaacttgttcacaaacagagctgctacttcctggttctagacctgagcacaggacacgtgtgaagtacttcctggttctagtcctgaccccagcagcagtgttctggatgtactgttctgtcttaaggctcatttgtagaggccagtgagcaggacgttacagtatctaacctactggagacaaataccATGGAGAAGTCTCTTCAAGTTTGATTTTTGCGATTTATAACTGGCTTATGTTGCATGAAGCTCTATTGTGGAGAGCTACATTTTGCATTGCATTTCCTGTAACATTGTACACGtttcctttcctctttcctgAGGTCTTCATGGTTTTCCGACCAGAAGAGCACCTATGGTTGAACAGGCAGTGCAGACAGTCCCTCTGGCCACTGCAGGTCAGAAGAAAGGAAAGACCCCGGCCCAACCACAGAGCAGACAGCCGGTCCGTCCCATCCAGCGAGCCAACCAGGACGGCTCCCAGGCTCAGAAGGAAAACGTGCCATCCAGTAAGTACTTTATCTTTTTAGTCTATGTGTTATAGGCTACTGTAGATGATgacttctctcctcctcagatCGCTCTTCATCTCAACCAAGTACATCTAAAGTTCAAACCCAAGCAGAGGGCCAGAAACGACGCCAGAAACAAGGTAATCTGTGCATCCCCCATGTCGAAATGACATTTAAATGGTTTTGATTTACTTGCATACAATGAGTTACTTCTGAGGATCTCGGTactcactacatttttttttttttttttacttagccAATCGCAGGTCCAGAAACCGAAGTAAAGGACAACTTTTGGTAAAGAACTCAAAGGCTACGACCTTACAGTTTGAgtcagattttgattttgaaactGCAAATGCTCAGTTTAAAGATGATCTCACTAAAGAGGTTGAAGGTTTGTATCCAGTCTGTCCTTTGCCTTTTTGAAGATATGAAATTATTACATTAAATCTTTTGTTTAGTGTCCTCTGCAGTTGAGAAGGTGGAATCAGGAGAGTCTGAAAGCAACCCGACGATTCAAGAAAAAGAGCCTTTAGGAGATAAATACTATGACAAGACAAAGTGCTTCTTTGACAACATCTCCTCAGATCTCAAGCCCAAGTAAAGTGCACGGTTTTATTTACTGTAATGTGAAGGTGTAATATTAAATCCCGTCACTCTGCAGGAGAACCACTTGGGCTGAGGAAAAGAAGCTGAACATGGAAACCTTTGGCGTGCCCGGGCGCTTCTTGCGGGGAAGAGGTTTTCGTGGCCGAGGACGCAGAGGCCAGAGCAACACTGAGCAGAGGCCCCTCCCAAAAGTTGGTAGTGGGAGGgtgtaatttttgttttgtaaataactAAATTCTAGTTTTCTACTTATTTAATAAGTGcttccttttttttccattgaaaTGCTAAATTAAATATGCCTTTTCTTTGTATGTTGTGCTTGTAAATTTGTAATGGGgaaaacattttctttacagCTGCATGTTCCACTGCGGTGGATTAGTAGTTGATCAGAGGCATGCTTTGAGGTTTGAGCCTTTGCAGCGTgcgtgtttttgtttatttgtcgaCTGACTCATTTTCTCCTGTATTGTAAAGATGAGTAAATGGAGCATCTTTGTTTCTCTTGTATGAGATGTGGAGtgttttatttcaacatttaacTGTCCTAAATTCTGTCTCAAAGGTGCTAATTAAATTGACTCAAACTATGTGttgtggtttttgtttttttgctataCACAAAATTGGAGGGGATCGTCACTCGTGCACTCTACATTTGTCCAGAGTGTCTGTTTTACTACTACTCCTAAAAGTTGTGCAGATCCATTAATATTTTGGATGCTTTCTACAAATAGAAGCCAGGCTGTTGAATTCTGGGCTGAGGTTGTGCAGAACATGGTGGAAAGAGTCCGTCTCTGGGATGGAAATGTTGTCCAGGTCTGGAGGGGTGTCCTCGTGTCCCTCGTCTGTGTAAAAATGAGGCTCATAGTCCAGCAGCTCGTCCTCTGTCTCGTGGAGCAAAGTTAACCTCTGTGGACACAGCGTGGTGATTATTCATGGTGATGATTTATGCTAATTATTCATGCAAGTTGCACTTGAATAATGTGGTTTCTAAACTCACCCGTTGCAGCAGGGCCAGGAAGGCTTCACTGTACACACTTTCTGAGTTTGAGCTGTGCCTGAAATATGTTTCTCTGGGCACCTGtgcaataaacatttaaatttactcttctgtcagcaaaaaataaaatcttggttcatttttgtccatgtGACACacttaaaaaatgttaaatatactTGTTTACAAACTGGTTTTCCAAATACTCAGTTCATTTATTCATCTTGTGTCCTACATATGTGTATAAATCTATGAAAGGAGGGACTACTTCTGTTTAATTTCTGTTTTCTCTGGGGGTTTAGTTTGTATCCATGACACAATATTAATACTTATATTTTAGTCTAGTGCTGCTTTTCTTTGGGGACACTCCAGGAGAAATATTTACAGTTTAgctgttgtttttcatttctttatCTGGCCCTAGTCCTAAAACTTTACCCTTAAATGTCTTTGAGATACTTTTCCTCTATTTGCAGTCAATTTTttataaagtacttttcataaatAACCTACAGACAAAGTCATTCTGAGCCTGTTGCCTACATCCACTCAATCCACTCACAGAGACATGTTAAATTCTCGTGCttttagggacaaaataaacttctttccttgtttccttctCCTCGATCTTCCATTTTTTACCTGTCACTCAAATGAGCTCGATTAAGTCCTGTCCCAAAGCTGAGAGAAGGCAAGGAAAGGAAACCACAGAGGAAACATAAAAATCCTGAATTTGACATTGAAACGAATTTAGAAAACGATATGTTCACATTTATCAGAAAAGAAAGATGTTGGTCTGACATTGATTTAAAAAGTTTGAGGAAAGTCTGTCACATTGACCCTCAGTGagtgtctcctcctgcctcctcctcctcacgccTGTCCTGTAGAATTGAGAAGAGGAATCGAGGAGAGGAATCgaggagaggagtgaaggagagaaatTAAGGAGAGGAATCGAGGTAGAAATGAAGGGGAGGAATCAAGGAGAAGAATCAAGGAGAGGAGTAAAGGAGAGAAATAAAGGAGAGGAATAAAGGAGAGGAATCAAGGAGAGAAATTAAGGAGAGGAATCGAGGAGAGGAATGAAGGAGCGGAATTAAGGAGAGGAATCGTGGTAGAAATGAATGGGAGGAATCgaggagaggagtgaaggagagaaatAAAGGAGAGGAATCAaggagaggagtgaaggagaggaATCGAGGAGAATGAGGTGAGGGAAGAGAAATGTTGTTGTTCGGCTGgacacttaaagctacagtgcaTTTAAAACGTTTGGAGACACTGGAGTGGACCTGCAGCTCAGGGACGCGCAGGGAGACGGAGCTCCACAATGAAAAGTGATTTTATAATGTGAATAATAACAAGGAGCATTGAAGTCACCTCAGATAAAACGGCACTAAAGTTTGTTCAGTCTGtgccacattttcagttatttgctgtTGTTTAGACTATTgtcaaaaatgcaaatgattggtttactttactttcaaagaatagtttgttttgttcttgtctgGTTTGTGTCTTATATGAAACGGTGACATTGCTCAGTTTATTGGACAGAATGGTTCAAGCTCACATAGTGTCATTTTGGTGGCATTTTTTTTGGCATctttaaattgcatttttattttttattttggacaGTATCTGTGAATTTAGTTTCCTGCTCTTAATTGTGAATACAGTGCTGCTTATTGGTTTTCAATGCTCCTGAAATTAAGTCTGCACtgaggtgatgttgtaatgtgtaagtgggaTGTCACTGAAGCCCGACACTGGtatatagttgttgttttttttagaaatgttGCTCAGTTTTGTGAATGACAATGCTGTTGACAAAAATATCTATGGGTGTTTTAATTTTCACACAACTTCAATCCTTCACTCCTATAAAAATTAAATCTTAGACTACCTGCTGTTTGTAAAGATGCTCTTCCATGCCTTCATCTGAATATTTGATCCactacaagaaaaaacaaacacgtaTTATATTTACAGAAGGTGTTTGCaggaataaaagtaaaatgcatcTTACCTCATACCCACGGTGGTGAAAATCCTGAGAGAATTGTTCACTATATTCTGTaaagtgtgtgttcagtgtgtttaaagtgttttgtttcacgttCTATGGGGATACAAAAAGAACCAAGTTTAGTTTTTGAAATAAACCACATATTTGACAGTTATTTTTGTACCATATTTGTTGAAATAAGATGCTGGGCTCCGTTGTGCAGTTTTGAGGTGTGTTCATCAGTGGATCCAGAGTTCACGTTTAAAGGTACCTGTGCAAAAAGATgattaaactgtattttactCCATCAACTCCTGGACAACTAAACAAATGTGTAAAGTGTTTGCTGTACCTTGCAGTCTGTCCCTGGACTTTCCATGTGTGAATCCAGCGTTGTTCCCTCTGATACTGGAAACTGAATGTGAGTGAACTGTTTCTTACAGGTGACAAACAGA
The sequence above is drawn from the Periophthalmus magnuspinnatus isolate fPerMag1 chromosome 5, fPerMag1.2.pri, whole genome shotgun sequence genome and encodes:
- the LOC117371143 gene encoding protein LSM14 homolog B-B-like; protein product: MSGGGTPYIGSKISLISKAQIRYEGILSSVDTDRSTVALAKVKSYGTEDRHTDRPVPPKDEVYEFIIFRGSDIKDITVSEPPKQHHGLPRDPAIVQSSLGSSSGYHTRWSPYRDMMPSYNQLAASTLLNQQYNAALGLGLHGFPTRRAPMVEQAVQTVPLATAGQKKGKTPAQPQSRQPVRPIQRANQDGSQAQKENVPSNRSSSQPSTSKVQTQAEGQKRRQKQANRRSRNRSKGQLLVKNSKATTLQFESDFDFETANAQFKDDLTKEVEVEKVESGESESNPTIQEKEPLGDKYYDKTKCFFDNISSDLKPKRTTWAEEKKLNMETFGVPGRFLRGRGFRGRGRRGQSNTEQRPLPKVGSGRV